In a genomic window of Phacochoerus africanus isolate WHEZ1 chromosome 6, ROS_Pafr_v1, whole genome shotgun sequence:
- the LOC125128664 gene encoding uncharacterized protein LOC125128664: MVVPLVISPRSGRARRARLRGRGERPFGGRWARFRSSSPATRLPSACGPTSGPGPGSLGLHEAPCSPRVWRRRLRGSWVGLGCGASTRTPSPSGALRLAAALTAEDPRPVSLIPCPLCDCIPGLGALQPRPIGPTHAEVSSSKGLLAGVPGLLRSYDLGANRDTVLEALGREKHHTETYAPPAGRLRNKPRRRERVSSTQVRRMHFLESCQGLLKCSPNVCFILPSFFSFKIHFRGETS, encoded by the exons ATGGTCGTGCCGCTG GTGATCTCCCCGCGCTCGGGGCGGGCCAGGAGGGCGAGGCTCCGGGGGCGGGGAGAACGCCCTTTCGGCGGGCGCTGGGCCAGGTTCAGGAGCTCCTCTCCCGCCACTCGTCTCCCCTCGGCCTGCGGCCCGACCTCGGGTCCCGGCCCCGGGTCCCTGGGCCTCCACGAGGCTCCGTGCTCCCCGCGCGTGTGGCGGCGGCGGCTCCGGGGTTCCTGGGTCGGACTGGGCTGCGGAGCGTCTACACGCACCCCATCCCCCTCCGGAGCGCTGAGGCTGGCGGCGGCGCTGACTGCTGAGGACCCGCGTCCGGTATCTCTGATCCCTTGTCCCCTTTGTGactgcatccctggcctcggagcACTCCAGCCCCGCCCCATCGGCCCCACCCACGCCGAGGTCTCTAGCTCCAAGGGCTTGCTCGCGGGCGTCCCGGGCTTGCTTAGGAGCTATGACCTTGGGGCAAATAGGGATACGGTCCTTGAGGCGCTAGGGAGGGAGAAGCATCACACTGAGACCTACGCGCCCCCTGCTGGAAGGCTGCGGAATAAaccaagaaggagggagagggtaTCTTCGACTCAAGTCCGAAGAATGCATTTCCTTGAAAGCTGTCAAGGTCTCTTGAAATGTTCACCAAATGTTTGTTTCATCctaccttctttcttctctttcaaaataCACTTTAGAGGAGAGACTTCCTAG